The Triticum aestivum cultivar Chinese Spring chromosome 7B, IWGSC CS RefSeq v2.1, whole genome shotgun sequence genome window below encodes:
- the LOC123157875 gene encoding zinc finger protein GIS3-like, with translation MEHAHDELSLELTLAAAVVAPAPGFFLCVYCHRKFRTSQALGGHQNTHKEERANKRRRETAAATEHAWKPERAAAAVWVSEEPAAAGGMAHKRSTSSSERDHELDLSLRL, from the coding sequence ATGGAGCACGCGCATGACGAGCTCAGCCTCGAGCTCACCCTGGCCGCCGCGGTCGTGGCGCCGGCGCCCGGCTTCTTCCTATGCGTGTACTGCCACCGCAAGTTCCGCACCTCGCAGGCTCTCGGCGGCCACCAGAACACGCACAAGGAAGAGCGAGCCAACAAGCGCCGCCGGGAGACTGCCGCCGCCACGGAGCATGCTTGGAAACCGGAGAGGGCTGCCGCCGCTGTTTGGGTGTCCGAGGAGCCAGCAGCAGCAGGTGGCATGGCGCACAAGCGCAGCACGAGCTCGTCGGAGCGCGACCACGAGCTGGACTTGTCCCTCCGGCTATAA